The DNA sequence GTGTCTACGCCGTGAACGAGTTGCTGGGGCGTCCGCTGGCCACCATGCAGCTGTTGCCGTTTGCGATGGAAGGCGAGCGGCTGGCCTGCGGCTCGGCCCACGCCGACAACGTAGCGCCCTCGCTGCTGGGTGGTTTTGTCGTGATCCGGAGCTACCAGCCGCTGGATGTGATCCGGATCGAAACCCCGGCCGTCCTGTTCTGCACCCTGGTTCACCCCGACATTGAGGTGAATACCAAAGACGCGCGGTTTATCCTCAAGAATGAAGTCTCGCTCAAGAACACCATTATTCAGATGGGGAATGTAGCGGGCCTGATTGCCGGCCTGATGAAACCCGACTACGATCTGATCAGCCGCTCGCTCGTCGACGTGATCATTGAACCCGTTCGGTCCATCCTGATCCCGGAATTCAACGAGGCCAAACAGGCCGCGCTGGACAATGGCGCGCTGGGCTGCAGCATCTCCGGCTCAGGTCCATCCATGTTCGCCCTGAGCCGCGACGTCGAAACCGCCGAGCGCGTGGGAGCCGCCATGCAGCAGGCGTTCCTGAGCGTGGGCGTCACCAGCGAAGCCTACGTATCGGAGATTAACCGCGAAGGTCCCAAAGTATTAGTCAACGACGCCGTATTGCACTAAGCGCGGTTAGGTCCCGTTTCCCAACCGCCCGCGCTACCCGGCTGCGGGACGGAACCGACAATCGGATTTTGGCAAAAACGAAACGTTCGATAGAAAATTTTGTAGGTTTAGAGGAAATGAACCCCCGAAAGCCATGAGCGAAATCAACAAAAAAGACATCAAGCAGGAAGTATTCGACCTGTACGACGACTATGCCCACGACCGGATCGACCGGCGTGACTTTGTCCAGAAACTGTCGACCTATGCCGTGGGTGGTATCACCGTCGCGTCATTGATGAGTTTCCTCATGCCCGACTACCAGGGGGCTATCCAGATCAAAGCCGACGACCCCCGCATCACGTCGGAATACATCACCTACCCTTCGCCCAAAGGGGGCGGCCCTATGAAAGCCCTGCTGTCGAAACCCGCCAACGCAAAAGGCAAACTCGGCGGCATTGTTGTCGTTCACGAAAACCGGGGTCTCAATCCGCACATTGCCGATGTCGGTCGACGGGCAGCCCTGGCCGGGTTCGTGTCTATCGCGCCGGATGCGCTGACGCCCCTGGGAGGATATCCCGGTAATGACGACGATGGCCGGGCCATGCAAAGCAAGCGCGACCGGAATGAGATGCTGGAAGATTTTATTGCCGCCAGCGACTACTTGAAGACCCAGAAAGACTGCAACGGCAAAGTGGGTGTCGTCGGCTTCTGCTTCGGCGGCTGGATTGCCAACATGATGGCGGTACGGCTCCCTGGCTTGTCGGCTGCGGTCCCGTTCTACGGCGGCCAGCCCACGGGCGATGATGTGGCGAAGATCAAGGCACCCCTGCTGCTGCATTTTGGCGAGCTCGACAAAGGCGTCAACGCGGGCTGGCCCGCCTACGAAGCCGCGCTGAAGGAGAACAACAAGGAATACACCGCCTACGTATACCCCAACGCGAACCACGGTTTTCATAACGATACCACCCCGCGCTACGACAAAGCTGCGGCCGAGCTGGCCTGGAAGCGTACCATCGATTTCTTCAG is a window from the Spirosoma rigui genome containing:
- a CDS encoding dienelactone hydrolase family protein; this translates as MSEINKKDIKQEVFDLYDDYAHDRIDRRDFVQKLSTYAVGGITVASLMSFLMPDYQGAIQIKADDPRITSEYITYPSPKGGGPMKALLSKPANAKGKLGGIVVVHENRGLNPHIADVGRRAALAGFVSIAPDALTPLGGYPGNDDDGRAMQSKRDRNEMLEDFIAASDYLKTQKDCNGKVGVVGFCFGGWIANMMAVRLPGLSAAVPFYGGQPTGDDVAKIKAPLLLHFGELDKGVNAGWPAYEAALKENNKEYTAYVYPNANHGFHNDTTPRYDKAAAELAWKRTIDFFSKKLA
- a CDS encoding homoserine kinase; its protein translation is MNSSISVFAPATVANVACGFDIFGFAVANPGDQITLTVRDEPGVRITDIIGDDGRLPRETARNTAGIAIQTYLQHIGRTDLGLDVVLHKQMPLGSGLGSSAASAVAGVYAVNELLGRPLATMQLLPFAMEGERLACGSAHADNVAPSLLGGFVVIRSYQPLDVIRIETPAVLFCTLVHPDIEVNTKDARFILKNEVSLKNTIIQMGNVAGLIAGLMKPDYDLISRSLVDVIIEPVRSILIPEFNEAKQAALDNGALGCSISGSGPSMFALSRDVETAERVGAAMQQAFLSVGVTSEAYVSEINREGPKVLVNDAVLH